One Maribacter sp. HTCC2170 genomic window, AAATTGTTGAACATTTTTGAATTGGTAATAAATTCGGAAGAATCTGACGCTATAACCGTTACCAATGAATTGGTAATGGCGAGGGTTCAACAAAACACTGTTCTTTATGATAAAGCCGGCGAGCAGCATTACGATATTATTTCAGCCTTCATAAAATCTATTCGTGGAAGTGATCCAAATGGAGCTGTATATTGGTTGGCTAGAATGATTGAAGGTGGTGAAGATGTAAAATTCATTGCCAGAAGAATGCTAATATCAGCTTCTGAGGACATTGGCATGGCGAATCCTACCGCTCTTGTGATAGCCAATAACACTTTTCAAGCTGTGACCACAATCGGTTATCCCGAAGCGCGGATTATACTTAGCCAATGTGCTATTTACCTTGCTACTTCAGCAAAGAGCAATGCCAGCTATATGGCCATAAACAATGCTCAACAAACGGTTAAACAAACTGGTGATTTATCTGTTCCACTACCTCTAAGAAATGCCCCGACCAAATTGATGAAAGACCTAGGTTATGGCAAGGATTACAAATACGCCCATGAATACAAGGACAATTTTGCAGATGAAGAGTTTTTACCCAAAAGCATCACTGGGACAAGCTTTTACAAGCCTGGTAAAAACCAACGAGAAAATGCCATTCATGACTTTTTAAAAAAACGTTGGAAAGGAAAGTATAATCTTTAGAACTTAATATTCAATTCTTCGATATTTAACTTGTCATTCGAGTAATACTCTAAATACCATTTACCATCTTTCTTATATACCAGCCCGTTATCCTGCTCATGCTTTACCGTATAAACATCTTTAACCGAAGTTCTTAATATTTTTAAGCGAATTTTAGGTGTACTATCTACAAGTTGATATCCATCGTTTATTTCCTGGGCATAAAGGATGTTCTCATTCTTTTTTTCCTCAACAACTGTAGTCTCTGAAACTGGAACGGCCTTTTCAATTGTCGAAGCAACAGGCTCATTATTCTTGTAGACTTGTCTTTCAGGCGTCGCAACTTGTTCAACAACCTTTTCCTTTACCCTGTTTTTTGCTTCTTGATTGTTGTCAGGATTCGCCACAACTTTTTCCTTATTTGACGGAACGTATTTATAATCCAAAACTCTTATTGTTTCAAATGCCTCTGTTAAAGCCTCCTTATAAGCATCTTCATAGTCTTTTTCCTTACTACTACCTGTAATAGTAGTCAAAATATGGTTTGAAGAACAGTCCTTTAGCGATATGGACATTTTTGTTGTGAATAAGGAAGATTCATCGTTTATGCCAACTGTCAAGCCCAGACAGCGATTATTGCCCAAATCTTCTGGTAAAGCATCATCATAAACCGCATTGAAACCCTCCTGCGAAAATAAAAACTTGACCAGAGTACTAGATTTATACTGGTTTATTCTTTTAAAGGCATCAAATTTCTTAGGTACAATAATGTATTTGTATTCGTTTAAGTTGTCTTGTGAAAACCCAACAAACATAGTGAGTACAAGTAGAACTAATGGTAGTTTTTTCATAGATTATAATGTCATTTCTTTTCCCAAGATATGATATTTAATCCAAATTGTAAAGAAGCATAATTACTTGCAGCTATGTTCCTATATGCCAATAAATTATCGGCCATCAAATAAAAGTTTATTGGGCCCGCTTGAAAACTTGCACCTAATCCAACATTTGTGAAGGTAAACTTATCAGCTGTATACGTAGTTTTCAGGGCCATAAAATTCCCTAATCTTCTTTGATAAAATGCAGTAATCGCCATTTGCGGGCCTCGAGGTCTATTTATAACATAGAGTTGGCCTCCCAAACTGTTCCTGTACTTGGTAACATTACTACCGCCACCTGAATTCAAATAATCACAATTGCAATCCACTGCACCTTCTTTTGGTTCTCCAAAATTATATCGCAATGAGGCATACAGTTTGGTAGGCCTAAAATTTATGTAACTCTTGGTTGTTTCCTCAAATGGCACCAAAGCCTCCACTTCATCTACTAGATCCTGCCAAAAATCCTGGGTTGGATCTAATAATGCATCTGGTAAAATAATCTCAACGCCCTCTATTGTCGAATTTCCATTTAAGGTAAAATTCTCAATTTCATTGGTATGATAAATAAATCCCAAGTCAAGTAAGCTTCCGGTTAAAACAGTTTGGGGATTTAAATAATACGTAAAACCCAAATCCAATCCCAAACCTAAATTTCCGCCAAAGAGACCCCTTTTCACCAAAGTAGCTGGCACATTATCATTGTCACTTGCAGTTTCAATAGCATTTATACCTGAGGTTCTTAATTGTAGATCTGCACTTAAAGTGCTTGCAAAAATGTTGTTCTGACCTTCGGTTGTAACAAAGTAGCCAGTATTTTTGGAAGAGCCAAAGTCGAAAATACTAGAGTATATTTTCCCTCTAGCTCCTAGAACCAGATTGTTGTTCATTTTTTTATTGAAACCAAAATGAAAAACATTGAGCACCCCTCCCCTTGTCTTTAAATGACCTAGGTCAAATCTTTCATTCAACCTATCTGCATTACCTTCAAAGGCTAATATGGCATAATCCTTTGGCCAATAACTTATGAAATCACCTTCATTATAAACTCCAAAGGAATAAAAAACACTAGGATCCTGCCCTCTAAACCCCCCATTTAAAATATCTATTTGATAAGTGCCACTCAATTCATCCCGTATTGACATTCCGTTAATGACCTTCTCCCTTACTTTCGTATTAAAATCAATTCCGTCATTTGCGAATAAATCATTTACCGATATTCCGTTGGATCCTGCTTGTGCAGAGATTCCTGAAAGTAAAGGAACCCCAGCATACCATTTAAAATCAGTCTCCATACCAGGATTGATCAACAGAGCTTGTGGTATCTCGGTAAAGTCATATAACAATTGCTTGTTTTGACCATGCACAAGAAATCCTGCCCATAAAATGGCTATACATAAGTATTTCCTAACCATCATTTTATTCGCACCGTGAATTTTCCACTACTTTTCAAGCTAATGAGTGGATTGGACTGTGAAGATGTACTCGAATTATCACCAAGATTGGTGGCTGTTAAGAAAATACTAGAGGTATTTCTAATTATATCTATGCTACGGCCAGCGGGACCATAGGCAATCTCTCTTTGCAAAGTAGCGGTGGGTTCGGCATCCATCATAAAGCGTTCAGTATCCAAAACCGCCCCAGCCTCATCCAAAAATTGAATTTCGATTTCGAGAGGTTTACTAGTAGTGTTAGCCACCTCATAGGTTAAAACACCTTCTAGAACCCTCTCAGAGAAAATATCCTCGGCAAACGCATCAAAATTGAAATTTTGGGAATAAGTATTTAATCCTGTAACTAAATTGATAGTTCTTTCAGGAACTTCCATATAAAGAATACTGGCCTCAAAAGTAGGGGTGACACTTAAATCATCGTATTGATTAAAGTCTTGTTCTTCAATACATGAAAACAGTAACATTGAAACAAATACAGCCAATAAATAGGTTCTATTCTTTTTCATCTTACATGACCCTATTTCTACCTTATTAACTAAGGTTCGAGATAATGTTATACAAAGTATAACTCTACAAAAAGCTTTTTATTTCACTTAAATCATGAATCATATGGCAAATTTCATGGTTAGGATCATTATGGGCATTAAAATGCAATGCACGCATACCCACGGCTTTTGCACCAAGAATATCTGCCTCGATACTATCGCCAATCATTATGGAATTTTCAGAAATGGTATTGGCACTATTCAATGCTAGTTGAAATATGATCGGGTTTGGTTTTTTTACGCCCGCCATTTCAGAATTTATAATCTGACCAAAATAGTCTCGTATTTTAGCATTAACCATCTTCTTTTCTTGAATTTCCTGAAAACCATTGGTAATTATATGCAGCTTGTAATTGGGCTTCAAATATTCCAGTATCTCAATGGTATTGGGGAAAAGATGATTGTAAGATGACAAGTATTTGATGTAATCAATGGCCAACTGATCTATTGTAGCATCTTTAACTGGGTATTTTAATTCATCAAAAACTGTTTTTAAACGTTGGTATCTTAGGTCTGATTTTGATATTTTCTCTTCTCTATAAAGTTTCCAGAAAGCTAGGTTTATTGGTATATAAACTTCTAAAAAATCGGATAAATCGATTGTAATACCATGATTCCCAAGTATTCTTTCAAATGTAAGAGCAGAGTTTTTTTCAAAATCCCACAGGGTATGGTCCAAATCAAAGAAAACATCTGAAACTTTGTCTTTATACATGGTAATTCTTAATAATAGTTTTGTAAATATCTTTCCAATTCACATTATGATCCGTACCCAACAGCTCATTTGAGAATACAGAAATAAACTCACCATTTACCATTTTCACTTCTTTATAAAGGGGCTTAACTTTTTCTAAAATATCATTTATAGAATTATCTTCATGAAGGGCATAATCATGAAAAGCAAAAGAATGTACCCTTATGGGTTGTTGTACCTCCATATTAATATCATATAAATAAAAAGGGAATGAAGTGCCCGCCCGAAATCCAATCTCATGGGTATAACCCATTGTATAGTCATCGGTGAATTCAGCTTCTACCAAATTTCTGTACGTTTGAGGTACATCTACCCTATTATATCGCATTCTCGAGTATTCAACTGGCCTATTTATAACACCTGACAAATTCTTTTTTTCTTTTTTAAGCAAATCTGAATCATTAAAAGAACTATATGATGTTGCCAAAGAAACCTTACAATAATCAGCAATCGATTTAATAAGAAACTTAAAACTATTATTGTTTGGTGATACATTCTTGTCATAGGTTGAATATGATGCGAACTGAAAAAAGAACATACATTCAATCTTGAATTGCTTCTTAATATTAATCAAAAACTCAAAATTATTATAAGGATCCTTTTTTGGATTGAACCACACTCCTACCCTTTTGAATAAACGTCTTAGTCTAAAATTACCCAAATCCATTAAAAAACCCGCCAAACTTCTGGTAAACCCTCTATGTGCATAACAATGAGATGTTGAAACATCTATTATCGAAGTATACTTGTATCGCTTCTTTATAATCTCAAGATCAGGAAAACGTTCCAATAATCTATCCAATAGTTTATTTGCCCATATATCCACAACTGGAGTCCTCAAGAAATTATTCCTAAAGGCCAAACTATCTTTTGGTGAAAATCTGCCGTGCATATCCTTCACATGTGGCAAATACTCTTCGTAACGGGACAGCAGGTAAAAACTGGCCGAAAAAATATCAAAAGGAATCGAACTATTCTCGCTAGAAGTAAAAAAACAAGGAACACCCTCCCAATCCAACACATTGATTTGCAAATCGTTTATTCCCTGTTCAAACAACAGGTCGTTGCTTCTTACAAAAAACTCATTTTGCAATGGTTGCTTGGTATACGTAATCTTTGCGCCTGAATGCTTTATAAAATCCTCTACCTTAGTGGTAAACGTAACTTCTATTCCTAAAATCCTGGTAAATACCTGCCGCATAATATAACTTAACCTAGGTGTTATTTTATGGGTGTAAATAAGTAACATTTATTGAAAGGATATTAATTATAAAATGGATTCATCTGCAAAACTAAAGTAATCATTTTGGGTAATGATCAAATGATCCAAAACTTTTAAATCCAATGCCAAAGCGGCATTCTTTAGTTTACTTGTAATCTGTTTATCGGCATTACTCGGTTTTAAACCTCCAGAAGGGTGATTATGTGCTAAAACCAGGCCAATAGCCCCTAACTCCAAGGCCTTCTTCATAACCAATCTAACATCAACCAAAGTACCGGTAATTCCCCCTTTGCTTAACTGTGAGGTATGAATTACTTTGTTTGAGTTATTCAGGTAAACAATCCAAAATTCTTCATGGGGTAATTCACCCATAGATGGTTGCAATAATTCAAAAACATCCCTACTACTAGATATTTTTGCAATTTTCTGCCCTTCTTCCCCTCTTCTTCTTCGTCCAATTTCCAATGCTGCAACTATGGTAATGGCTTTTGCCTCCCCAATACCTTTAAACTGCATCAACTGCTTTATCGAAAGTCTTCCTAAATCATTTAGATTATTATCAACTGAGGCCAATATTCGTTTTGAAAGTTCAACCGCACTTTCATTTCTACTACCAGAACCTATGAGAATAGCGATAAGTTCTGCATCTGACAGGACAGATTTGCCCTTATGCAACAGTTTTTCTCTGGGTTTGTCATCGTTAGACCAATGCTTTATGGAAAAAGATGTTGGTTTTTCTTGCATTGGTTAAAGATAAACAAGAAATGTTTTTATAAACAACGAAGATTTAATTTATAAACTAAAGAAGTATTGGAATAGAACTCTAGACATCCAAGAAAGCTACTTCATCCATAACATCCTCATCAGGTAGCACTTCCAATTGCTCTGTTTTGATTCTGGTATCATTTACCATTCTTGTTTCCTCCAAAATCACATTTGACATCCCTAACATAAAAGCTATCATTAACATCGAAGCTTTCTGTCTAAGAAAATATATCAAATTTTTGTGGCAACGAATCATACTATCCAATTTGTATCATGTTTAACCCAAAGAGCATACCATTATACCAAATGTGACAAATAAGCAGTTAATTGGTTTACCTATTTTTACCTATTGCCAATCAACGCCTTTACCGCTCCTAAATCCAGCCCTCCATAATTTCCTGAACTCATTAAAAGCAGCACGGAATTTTCATACTCTTTATTAAATACGAAATCCTTGAATGCCGAGGATTCAGTATAAATCTTTAAATCGTTTCTTTCAAAGGCACTGGAAATCTGCTCGGGAGTTACTTCCTTCAATTTCTTGATTTTCACTGATTCAGGCAGAAAGAATATAATCGCTTCATCGGCAGCATCAAGTGCACCTCTGTATTCTTTTAAAAAATCAGGATTAAAACTACTATAGGTATGTAATTCTAAACAGGCAATCACATTTCTATCTGGGTATTGTTCTTTTACTGCCTTTGTAGTTGCAGCAACTTTGCTGGGCGAGTGGGCAAAATCCTTGTACACTACGGTATTTTTACTCTCGGCGATTTTTTCCAAGCGCTTAGAAGCACCTGTGAAGGTCGAAATTGCCTCATAAAAATCATCCTCATCAACTCCCATATTCTGACAAACCCATTTGGCACCCGCCAAATTATTAAGATTGTGTTTTCCAAAAACTTCAATTGGCATTGGTCCTTCAGGAGTTTCCAATAGTGTTTGCCCATCTTCAACGGTATATTCCGGTGTTGCATAAGGTAATTTGCGAATGGTATTCTCAGAAGCCTCAACGACCTTAACCACTTCTGCATCCTCTTCATTGTAAGTGATACTTCCGCCTTTGACAATTGAATCCACAAAAATCCGGAATTGCTCCACATAATATTCAAAAGTTGGAAATACGTTTATGTGATCCCAAGCTATTCCACTCAGCAAAGCAATATTGGGCTTGTACAAATGGAATTTTGGCCTTCTGTCAATCGGGGAAGATAAATACTCGTCACCTTCCAAGACAATAAAATCATTCTCTTTGGTCAAATGTACCATACGGTCAAAACCTTCTAACTGTGCACCAACCATATAATCTACCGCTATATCATGATAGTTCAATACATGCAAAATCATCGAAGTAATAGTAGTCTTACCATGGCTCCCCCCAATTACGACACGCGTTTTATCTTTTGATTGCTCGTAAAGGAATTCAGGGTATGAATAAATTGTCACACCCAATTCTTGAGCCTTTAACAACTCTGGATTATCGGGTTTCGCATGCATCCCAAGAATAACGGCATCCAATTCTTTATGAATTTTCTCTGGATACCAGCCAAACTCTTTTGGTAGCAATCCTTTATCCTCCAAACGCCCTCTCGAGGGTTCAAATATGACATCATCACTACCTGTTATGTTGTATCCTTTGTGGTGAAGCGCTAAAGCAAGATTGTGCATTGCACTCCCTCCTATAGCAATAAAATGTATATGCATGAAGATTCCAATTAGATTGTAAAGATAGGTATTGGATATTGCTTGTCAAACCATTTATTCCCCGACTGAATATTTTTATCTTAGTATTTTAAATTACAACAAATGCATTTGAAATTAGAGGAAATCGCCACGAAGGAAATAATGCCTGGTTATCATGGGAAACTCATTCATACCAAGTATATGAGTTTAGCTTTTTGGGAAGTTGAGCAAGGAGCTAAAGTCCCTGAACACTTCCATATGAACGAACAGGTTATGCAAGTTCTGGAGGGGCAATTTGAATTCACTTTAAACGGAATCACCAAGGTTTATACTCCTGGAGATCTTGTGGTAATTGACCCGGAGGTTCCACATAGTGGAAAGGCCCTGACGCCATGCAAACTCATGGATGTTTTTAGCCCCACAAGAGAGGAGTATAAATAAATGCTTTGTCCGTTCATTAAAGGGCTGGCAAAAAACCATCATCGAATAGATTTCAACGAATAAGAAATGAACATATCACTCAAAGGGAAAAAAGCCCTAATAGGCGGAAGTAGCAAGGGTA contains:
- a CDS encoding replication-associated recombination protein A, whose translation is MNEPLAERVRPKSLKEYISQNHLVGEAGSLTHQIKKGIIPSIILWGPPGTGKTTLANIIANESQRPFYILSAINSGVKDIREVIDKAKQTGGLFTAKNPILFIDEIHRFSKSQQDSLLGAVEKGWVTLIGATTENPSFEVIPALLSRCQVYVLNPFGKEDLESLLSRALKQDTYLKSKKIKLKETEALLRLSGGDGRKLLNIFELVINSEESDAITVTNELVMARVQQNTVLYDKAGEQHYDIISAFIKSIRGSDPNGAVYWLARMIEGGEDVKFIARRMLISASEDIGMANPTALVIANNTFQAVTTIGYPEARIILSQCAIYLATSAKSNASYMAINNAQQTVKQTGDLSVPLPLRNAPTKLMKDLGYGKDYKYAHEYKDNFADEEFLPKSITGTSFYKPGKNQRENAIHDFLKKRWKGKYNL
- a CDS encoding DUF5723 family protein, which gives rise to MMVRKYLCIAILWAGFLVHGQNKQLLYDFTEIPQALLINPGMETDFKWYAGVPLLSGISAQAGSNGISVNDLFANDGIDFNTKVREKVINGMSIRDELSGTYQIDILNGGFRGQDPSVFYSFGVYNEGDFISYWPKDYAILAFEGNADRLNERFDLGHLKTRGGVLNVFHFGFNKKMNNNLVLGARGKIYSSIFDFGSSKNTGYFVTTEGQNNIFASTLSADLQLRTSGINAIETASDNDNVPATLVKRGLFGGNLGLGLDLGFTYYLNPQTVLTGSLLDLGFIYHTNEIENFTLNGNSTIEGVEIILPDALLDPTQDFWQDLVDEVEALVPFEETTKSYINFRPTKLYASLRYNFGEPKEGAVDCNCDYLNSGGGSNVTKYRNSLGGQLYVINRPRGPQMAITAFYQRRLGNFMALKTTYTADKFTFTNVGLGASFQAGPINFYLMADNLLAYRNIAASNYASLQFGLNIISWEKK
- a CDS encoding YjjG family noncanonical pyrimidine nucleotidase — protein: MYKDKVSDVFFDLDHTLWDFEKNSALTFERILGNHGITIDLSDFLEVYIPINLAFWKLYREEKISKSDLRYQRLKTVFDELKYPVKDATIDQLAIDYIKYLSSYNHLFPNTIEILEYLKPNYKLHIITNGFQEIQEKKMVNAKIRDYFGQIINSEMAGVKKPNPIIFQLALNSANTISENSIMIGDSIEADILGAKAVGMRALHFNAHNDPNHEICHMIHDLSEIKSFL
- a CDS encoding polysaccharide deacetylase family protein, which codes for MRQVFTRILGIEVTFTTKVEDFIKHSGAKITYTKQPLQNEFFVRSNDLLFEQGINDLQINVLDWEGVPCFFTSSENSSIPFDIFSASFYLLSRYEEYLPHVKDMHGRFSPKDSLAFRNNFLRTPVVDIWANKLLDRLLERFPDLEIIKKRYKYTSIIDVSTSHCYAHRGFTRSLAGFLMDLGNFRLRRLFKRVGVWFNPKKDPYNNFEFLINIKKQFKIECMFFFQFASYSTYDKNVSPNNNSFKFLIKSIADYCKVSLATSYSSFNDSDLLKKEKKNLSGVINRPVEYSRMRYNRVDVPQTYRNLVEAEFTDDYTMGYTHEIGFRAGTSFPFYLYDINMEVQQPIRVHSFAFHDYALHEDNSINDILEKVKPLYKEVKMVNGEFISVFSNELLGTDHNVNWKDIYKTIIKNYHV
- the radC gene encoding RadC family protein produces the protein MQEKPTSFSIKHWSNDDKPREKLLHKGKSVLSDAELIAILIGSGSRNESAVELSKRILASVDNNLNDLGRLSIKQLMQFKGIGEAKAITIVAALEIGRRRRGEEGQKIAKISSSRDVFELLQPSMGELPHEEFWIVYLNNSNKVIHTSQLSKGGITGTLVDVRLVMKKALELGAIGLVLAHNHPSGGLKPSNADKQITSKLKNAALALDLKVLDHLIITQNDYFSFADESIL
- a CDS encoding UDP-N-acetylmuramate--L-alanine ligase gives rise to the protein MHIHFIAIGGSAMHNLALALHHKGYNITGSDDVIFEPSRGRLEDKGLLPKEFGWYPEKIHKELDAVILGMHAKPDNPELLKAQELGVTIYSYPEFLYEQSKDKTRVVIGGSHGKTTITSMILHVLNYHDIAVDYMVGAQLEGFDRMVHLTKENDFIVLEGDEYLSSPIDRRPKFHLYKPNIALLSGIAWDHINVFPTFEYYVEQFRIFVDSIVKGGSITYNEEDAEVVKVVEASENTIRKLPYATPEYTVEDGQTLLETPEGPMPIEVFGKHNLNNLAGAKWVCQNMGVDEDDFYEAISTFTGASKRLEKIAESKNTVVYKDFAHSPSKVAATTKAVKEQYPDRNVIACLELHTYSSFNPDFLKEYRGALDAADEAIIFFLPESVKIKKLKEVTPEQISSAFERNDLKIYTESSAFKDFVFNKEYENSVLLLMSSGNYGGLDLGAVKALIGNR
- a CDS encoding cupin domain-containing protein, which codes for MHLKLEEIATKEIMPGYHGKLIHTKYMSLAFWEVEQGAKVPEHFHMNEQVMQVLEGQFEFTLNGITKVYTPGDLVVIDPEVPHSGKALTPCKLMDVFSPTREEYK